In Helianthus annuus cultivar XRQ/B chromosome 9, HanXRQr2.0-SUNRISE, whole genome shotgun sequence, the following are encoded in one genomic region:
- the LOC118481773 gene encoding uncharacterized protein LOC118481773: protein MQSLENVLMKNDFIYEIREEPGTEIVTEIFFLHRDSRVLWRAFPHVMMIDATYKTNIYNMPFIQIVGMTPTNKSFIIAHAIVSKERGDNFVWVLERVKAMLDECMEPRVILTDRDLALMGACAKVFPDASRLLCRWHIQQNVMKHCKGAFTDDDWKKFLSFWGSLIESPSIPIYDYHLRNMRKRLVECKRSKRPIQLEDIDVFWRKLNFQSCKLIDDSLDVVEELDVVRQQLQSHPPAQQKSLLSKIKAVLTPTKSTKKPPVVQQNTRGRPTTKQVQERLDEASRIDEELRRSSFGDANTCFEGSRQMFHPYVSCIRDVMPDGHCGFRSVAVGLGMDQSSWGRIRRDLVQEMDQNESIWFPIFEAWAAGYFYTHRQGLIWDSVAGCGENHWMDFPFAGLLIAQTYGIGVHLLTTTMGASSTYFPILSPPANQQPLFITLTHVNENHFIHVKLEGDYPMPPAHGLWLTHRRPHTEQWEDMYLPRLEWYTSIMNPRPRSNPSLNYIDSYTEE, encoded by the exons ATGCAGTCACTAGAAAATGTGCTGATGAAGAACGACTTTATTTACGAGATCCGGGAAGAACCCGGAACAGAGATCGTAACAGAGATCTTCTTTCTTCATCGGGACTCGAGAGTCTtgtggcgtgcattcccccaCGTCATGATGATCGATGCAACGTACAAGACAAACATATACAATATGCCCTTTATCCAGATTGTTGGTATGACGCCTACCAACAAATCGTTTATTATCGCGCATGCCATTGTTAGTAAAGAACGGGGTGATAACTTTGTGTGGGTGCTTGAGAGGGTTAAGGCAATGTTGGATGAATGTATGGAgccacgtgtgattttaacggatAGAGACCTAGCCCTTATGGGCGCGTGTGCTAAAGTATTTCCAGACGCCTCCAGGCTTCTTTGCAGGTGGCACATACAACAGAATGTTATGAAGCACTGCAAGGGTGCCTTCACAGACGACGACTGgaagaaatttttgtcattcTGGGGTTCATTGATTGAGTCTCCATCCATACCCATCTACGACTACCACTTGCGCAACATGCGAAAGCGACTTGTGGAGTGCAAACGTTCTA AGCGTCCGATTCAACTCGAAGACATAGACGTCTTCTGGCGGAAACTTAACttccaaagttgtaaattgatagACGACTCCCTTGACGTGGTCGAAGAGCTAGATGTTGTTAGACAACAATTACAGTCGCACCCTCCAGCTCAGCAAAAAAGCCTGCTTTCAAAGATTAAAGCGGTGTTGACTCCAACGAAATCTACCAAGAAACCACCGGTTGTCCAACAAAATACTCGTGGCCGACCAACAACAAAGCAGGTACAAGAAAGGTTGGACGAGGCCTCTCGTATAGATGAAGAATTGAGGAGAAGCTCCTTCGGTGATGCAAACACGTGCTTTGAAGGTTCACGACAAA TGTTCCATCCGTACGTCTCGTGCATACGAGATGTGATGCCGgacggtcattgtgggtttcgGTCTGTGGCTGTGGGCTTAGGGATGGATCAGAGTTCATGGGGGCGTATTAGAAGGGACCTTGTCCAAGAAATGGATCAGAACGAATCGATCTGGTTCCCAATATTTGAAGCATGGGCTGCAGGTTATTTTTACACGCATCGTCAGGGCCTAATTTGGGATTCAGTGGCCGGTTGTGGGGAGAATCACTGGATGGACTTCCCCTTTGCAGGACTTCTTATTGCACAAACGTACGGTATCGGGGTGCACCTGTTAACGACAACCATGGGTGCGAGTTCCACTTACTTCCCAATACTAAGTCCTCCGGCTAATCAACAACCATTATTCATAACGCTTACACATGTTAACGAGAACCACTTCATACATGTTAAGCTGGAAGGGGATTATCCTATGCCACCAGCACACGGGCTATGGTTGACCCACCGAAGACCCCACACAGAACAATGGGAAGATATGTACTTGCCACGTCTAGAATGGTATACATCGATAATGAATCCTCGACCAAGATCAAACCCCAGTCTTAATTACATAGATAGTTACACGgaagaatga
- the LOC110878515 gene encoding uncharacterized protein LOC110878515, whose protein sequence is MKHHKHPMFQHLLGKVSHKALDLLHGEAIRRLDVLERFNSSCGCQMWHSCGLPCACRIEKYMREERPIQLEDIDVFWRKLNFQSCKLIDDSLDVVEELDVVRQQLQSHPPAQQKSLLSKIKAVLTPTKSTKKPPVVQQNTRGRPTTKQVQERLDEASRIDEELRRSSFGDANTCFEGSRQSKYDKPRHSSYVPSQASQQSVIRSQKPKATLSRSKSSKKKETRDDHGFPLIIGDEYVGIIERFKSDIPPVFHPYVSCIRDVMPDGHCGFRSVAVGLGMDQSSWGRIRRDLVQEMDQNESIWFPIFEAWAAGYFYTHRQGLIWDSVAGCGENHWMDFPFAGLLIAQTYGIGVHLLTTTMGASSTYFPILSPPANQQPLFITLTHVNENHFIHVKLEGDYPMPPAHGLWLTHRRPHTEQWEDMYLPRLEWYTSIMNPRPRSNPSLNYIDSYTEE, encoded by the exons atgaaacaccacaaacacccgatgtttcaacacctacttggaaaagtatcccacaaagcccttgacttgttgcatggagaggcaattaggaggctagatgtcttggagcgctttaattcatcatgtggttgccaaATGTGGCACAGCTGTGGGTTGCCCTGTGCTTGTAGGATAGAAAAGTACATGCGTGAAG AGCGTCCGATTCAACTCGAAGACATAGACGTCTTCTGGCGGAAACTTAACttccaaagttgtaaattgatagACGACTCCCTTGACGTGGTCGAAGAGCTAGATGTTGTTAGACAACAATTACAGTCGCACCCTCCAGCTCAGCAAAAAAGCCTGCTTTCAAAGATTAAAGCGGTGTTGACTCCAACGAAATCTACCAAGAAACCACCGGTTGTCCAACAAAATACTCGTGGCCGACCAACAACAAAGCAGGTACAAGAAAGGTTGGACGAGGCCTCTCGTATAGATGAAGAATTGAGGAGAAGCTCCTTCGGTGATGCAAACACGTGCTTTGAAGGTTCACGACAAAGTAAGTACGATAAACCTCGCCACAGCTCGTACGTTCCGTCTCAAGCCTCACAACAGTCGGttataaggtcccaaaaacccaaagcgaccctaagccgttcaaagagttctaagaagaaagagacacgAGATGATCACGGTTTTCCTTTAATCATTGGGGACGAGTACGTGGGAATCATCGAACGGTTTAAGTCTGACATTCCGCCAGTGTTCCATCCGTACGTCTCGTGCATACGAGATGTGATGCCGgacggtcattgtgggtttcgGTCTGTGGCTGTGGGCTTAGGGATGGATCAGAGTTCATGGGGGCGTATTAGAAGGGACCTTGTCCAAGAAATGGATCAGAACGAATCGATCTGGTTCCCAATATTTGAAGCATGGGCTGCAGGTTATTTTTACACGCATCGTCAGGGCCTAATTTGGGATTCAGTGGCCGGTTGTGGGGAGAATCACTGGATGGACTTCCCCTTTGCAGGACTTCTTATTGCACAAACGTACGGTATCGGGGTGCACCTGTTAACGACAACCATGGGTGCGAGTTCCACTTACTTCCCAATACTAAGTCCTCCGGCTAATCAACAACCATTATTCATAACGCTTACACATGTTAACGAGAACCACTTCATACATGTTAAGCTGGAAGGGGATTATCCTATGCCACCAGCACACGGGCTATGGTTGACCCACCGAAGACCCCACACAGAACAATGGGAAGATATGTACTTGCCACGTCTAGAATGGTATACATCGATAATGAATCCTCGACCAAGATCAAACCCCAGTCTTAATTACATAGATAGTTACACGgaagaatga